The stretch of DNA CGGTCACCAGGACAGTATTCCGAGCATCCCGTTTCGGACAATCGCGGCGCTGACTGAGCGGGCCGGACGCACTCAGCGCCGGCTTTCCCAACATCGCGCTGGCCTGCATGGCCTCCGCCTGGATATCTCCCCGTTTCACGTTGATATGCCGTTGCGCCATTCACCCAGGGCGGCCACGGCAAGATAAATCCTAGAGAAATTTAAGATTCGGCTGATTTACGTCTGACCTGGGCTCCACTCACTCTTTAGCGCATTCGAGCCGCGTTCCGCACACCACCCTGCCTACAGTCCCCAACCACGCGTGGCATTCCTCTCACAGAGAGCAGCCGTGGACAGCGAAGCCGCTCCCCTGAAACCTTCCTGCCCGATGACGGACACGTCCGCACCAATCGCAGGCCGCTGACCAAGCCTTTTTAAACATTCCTTCCATCGGAGATGACCATGACCATTCTCTATCGCGACATGAATCAAGCCCAGCTCGACGCGGCGTATAACAACACCGAGGCAGTGCCGGATTTCCCCGGTATCTACGCGGATTTGCAGGCGCGTAGTGCCAGTTTCTACGCCTCTGTGGCCGGCCGGCTCGATCTGCCTTACGGCACCGGCCCCAGGCAGCGTTATGACTGGTTGCCCTGTGGCAAAGCCGACGCCCCGACGTTCATCTTCATCCATGGCGGGTATTGGCAGAATTGCAGCAAGGAAGATTTCGCCTTCATCGCCGCCGGTCCCCTGGCTGCGGGGTTCAACGTCGTCCTGGCCGAATATACGCTCGCGCCGCAAGCCTCGATGACACAGATCGTCAGCGAAATTGGCAGCCTGCTCGAGCATCTCCACGCCGACGTTGATCACCTGGGTATTGCGGGGCACAAGGTGGTCCTGAGCGGGCACTCGGCAGGAGGCCACCTGGCGATCCAGTTCCGTTCGCACCCATGGGTGACCGATGTCCTGGCGATCAGCGCATTGGTCGACCTGGAACCCATAAGCCTGTCGTGGCTCAACCAGAAACTGAGTCTCTCGGAAGCGGAGATCAATGCCTATAGCCCGCTGCACCATATCGGCAAGGGTGCCCATACATGGGTGGCGGTAGGTGCCGACGAACTGTCGGAACTGGTCCGCCAGTCTGATGAATACGCCAGGCAAGCGTTGGCCCGAGGAGAATCTGTGCAACTGATTCACGTGCCGGGCTGCACGCACTTTTCAGTCCTGGACGAAATGGCAAAACCGCAGGGAGTCTTGCTTCAGGCCTTGTCATCCGCCAGCTGATCGTGGATCGGAACTGAGCAAGCCTGTGTCGAGCCGCCAGTTGCTGGCGGCTCGCTTGAGCAGGGCGTTGGGATGCGGCTTACATCGACAGGATCAGGCGCCCGGCGAACAGAATCAGGATCACTCCCATGGTTCGCTCGAACCAGTGGCCCATGCGCATGAACAGCAAGCGCACCCGCGGGCTGGAAAAGAACAGCGCGACGATCACGAACCACAGCGCGTTCACACAACACATCCATACACCGTAGAGCGCCTGCACCTTGAGGGGCGTGGTGGCGCTGATCACCGTGGTGAAAATCGCCAGGAAGAACAGCGTGGCCTTGGGGTTGGTGGCGTTGGTCAGGAAACCGGTCATGAAGGCCTTGGGCAAGGTCTGCCGCTGCACCTGATCGTTGTTCGTGTCGCTGCCCTCGATCGATGTCTTGGGTTTGCTGCGCAACAGGCTGACCCCGAGATAAAGAATGTAGGCGCCGCCCACCACCTTGGCCACGCTCAGCAGCCATGGCGTGGTATGCATCAGCGCACCGACCCCCAGCAGGGTGTACAGCACATGCACGGAAATCCCCGCGCCGATGCCGATGGCCGTGCACAGCCCGACCACCCGGCCAAAGCGCACGCTCTGGCGGATGGTCACGGCAAAGTCAGGCCCGGGAGCCACCACGGCGAGAAAGTGGATGGTCGCCAGGGCCAGGAATTCGCCTAGATAGTTGGAAAGCATTTCAACTCCAGAAGGTCAGGGGGGACGAGCTGCCGCGATAGCCGACAAAAAAGGAAAGACTCAGGCGCGGGTTGGCCACCCCCGGGGTGACTGCGTGCATGCGCCTTGAGTTGAACATGATGAAATCCCCGGGCTCCGGGCGGATCTCCAGTGAGGGGGTGCCGAGCAGGGCGGGGTCGATGCCGTAGCTGTCGCCGCGCATGTCGTCGAACTGGTCCGGGGAAATATCGTGATTCCACATCTGCAGGGCGCCGCCTGCGTCGGGCATGTTCAGGTAGAGGTTGCAGGCGAACTGCGCCTCCAGGCTGTGGGCCTGGAAGCTGTCGGGGGCGTCCTTGGCGAAAATGTCATGATGGGCAAGGAAGCACACCCCGGGTTTCACCACCCGCGACAGGCCAACGTACATTTTGCGCCCGTACAGGTTTTCCAGGTGGGCGCCGGCCGGCCAGGACTCGTCGAGCATGCAGCGCAGGGTGTCGACGGGAGACGCATAGGGCGCGCAACGTGTGCGCAGTTCGGCGATGTTGGCGGTGGCGCGTTCGAAATAGTCCTCGATCAGCAGCGGCTGGTTTTCCGCCTCATAAAACGCCATGCCGATCCGCCCGATGCTGGGGGCGTTGATGTAGCCCTCGAAGCCGGGAGCGAGAATCTTGTCACCCAGCTGGATCGCCTGGATGTGCGGCAGGAAATTCTTGATGCGCAGGGCGAGCACTTGTTCCTGGGCCAGTTTTTTTATGCACGTCTCATCGAGACGCTCGACGTCAAGCATCATCTGCAGATCCCTCTATCCGATAATCGTCGAACCCGCGCACGCGGGTTTCCCCTGTGTCAGGCGATGCGTCGCGTGATGTGCAAGGCGACACCGCCGATGAATCAGTCCACGTGGTAGTGAACCGAAAGCATTCCTTTTTTCTGCGAGAGGGAGGCGATGGTGACGTTGCCCAATTCCTTCAGGCGCTTCACGTGGGTCCCCCCGCAGCCATAGGCGGGAAGCTCGCCGAAACCGATTTCCCGCGAGCCTTCACGCAGCGAGATCAGGCGCGGCAGGTCGGCGGCAATCCAGTGATCGATGCCACTCTGCAGGCTGTCGACGTCGAGTTCCTGCGGGCTGTCCCCGGGCTTGAAGGACACGCGGCCCTCGCCAGGCCAGTGATGGGCCTTGACCGGGACCCAGCCGCGGGTTTCGCCGAAATGACCGATCAGGTGCCCGGCCGAGTGCATGCGGGTATTGAACTGGCGGCGCTGTTCATCGACCTGGACCTGGACCATGCCTGGTTGCACCGGCTGGCTGACGTAATGAATGATTCGCTCGGGTTCCTGGACCACGCGCAACACCTGGCTTTCGCCGATCCAGCCGGTGTCGCAGGGTTGGCCGCCGCCTTGGGGATGAAAGATCGTGGCACGCAGGATCACCGCGAATTCGTTGTCCTGCGGGGTGCATTCGAGCACTTCAACGTTGGCCTTGAGTTCATCATTATGAAAAAAGAGGCGAAGCGTCATATTCCGTGCCCTTATTAAAATACCTTTTTTAATTATATGGCGCGGCGGAATTGCGTGATAATCCGTTCAAACCTCAAAGGACTGTTGTGCTGTGAGCATAAATCTCCCCCTTCCGCTGCTGGGCGAAATGGCGATTTTCGTCAAGGTCGTCGAGGTCGGCAGCTTCTCCGAAGCCGCCCGCCAGCTGGGTTCGTCACCCTCGGCGGTGAGTCGCAGCATTTCCCGTCTGGAGAAGGCGCTGGCGACTCGCTTGCTGCAACGCACCACGCGCAAGTTGCGCTTGAGCGAAGGGGGCGAGGAGGTGTTCAAGCGCTGCAGCGAAATGGTCAGCGCCGCCAAGTCGGTGATGGAAATCAGCGGTCAGTTTACCCACGAGGCCGAAGGGCTGGTGCGGGTCAGCGTGCCCAAGGCCGTGGGGCGTTTTGTCGTGCATCCGTACATGCCCGAGTTTCTGCGGCGTTACCCCAAGGTCGATGTCGAGTTGTTATTGGAAGATCGCAACATTGATCTGATCGACGACAACGTGGACCTGGCCATCCGCATCACCGATCGGCCGCCGGCGGGGCTGGTTGGCCGCCAGTTGCTGACCATCGATCACATGCTGTGCGCCACGCCGCAGTACCTGGCCGAGCACGGGACGCCGAGCCATCCCCATGATCTGCTCAACCACAGTTGCATTTACCTGGGTGAAACCCCCAGCGATGCGCGCTGGAAGTTCAAGAAGGGCAGCAAGTCGGTGACGGTTGGCGTGCGTGGGCGTTATGCGGCCAATCACACCGGGGTACGGCTGGGGGCGGTGTTGGAGCATATCGGCATCGGCAGCTTGCCGTACTTCACCGCGCGGCATGCCCTGGAGCAGGGCTTGCTGGTGCAGGTTCTACCGGACTGGACGTTTCTCGCTTCCTACCATGGCGGTGCCTGGCTGTTGCATTCGCCGACCCGTTACCTGCCGCCGAAGCTGCGGGTATTCATCGATTATCTGGTGGAGTGCCTGGCCAAGGAGCCGACCTTGAGCCGGCAGGGCAAGCAGGAGGCGAAAGGCTACGAGTTGCCCGAAGGCGATGGCGCGGGTTGAGCCAGCCGCTCATGGGTAGAAAAAAGGCCCGCCGGTTCAACCGTGCGGGCCTTTGTAGTGTCCGGGCCGGACTCAGTGCTTGCTGTCCTGGGCGGAGAGCGCCAGCAGCTGCTTTTCCTGGTTCCAGTCGAACGGTTCATCATTCTGCTCGGCCTCGTAGCGACGTTCTTCGAGCGCCTGGTACAGGTCGATTTCCTCGTCGGGCATGTAGTGCAGGCAATCCCCAGCGAAGAACCACAGCAGGTCGCGCGGTACCAGATGGGCGACCTGTGGATAACGCTGCATCACCTGGCACAGCAGATCCTGGCCCAGGTACTGGCTTTCGATCGGGTCGATCGGCAGCGAGGCGCGCAGTTCGTCGAAGCGTTCCAGGAACAAGGCATGGCTTTCTTCGGGAACCTGCTCGGCTTCACCCACGGCGACCAGGATACTGCGCAAATGGTCGAGCAGGACGAGATGATCGGCGACGACGTTGGACATGACATGAGTCCTCAACAGCAAAACGGGCGCGGGAGTATATAGCTCCCGCGCCCGGTTTCATAATCCGCCTGACGGTCCTGCGCCTTAGCGGGTTTTCCCTTCGCTCAGGGTCAGCTCTTCCTTGGCGAAGTCATCGACATCGATGACTTCGCGGCGGGCGGCTTCAGCCTCGCGCAGGGTCTGGGCTTCCACCGGCTGCAACACGCCGGCCTCCAGCGCGGCGTCGATGGCATGTTCGCCGGCCACCGGCTTGACCTGGCCACTTTTCAGCGCCTCGTGCAGTTTTTTCTGCAGCGGGTGACTGGCGCTCAACAAGTCGAAGGCGTGTTGCAGGGCGCCGACAGGGTCTTGCGTCGATTGTGGGCGGTAGCAGCCGGCCAGCAGCTCTTCCAGGGTCGGGTCGCCCTTGGCCCGGCCGATGATCGCGGCGACCTCGGCATCCAGCTGGTCGGACGGACCTTTGTGACGGCGGCCGAACGGAAATACCACCACCCGCAGCAGGCAGCCCAGCACCCGGTTCGGGAAGTTCTCGAGCAGTTCGTCCAGGGCTCGTTCCGACTGGCCGAGGCTTTCTTCCATGGCCCAGGTGAACAGCGGCCGCAGATGCTCCGGCGAATCCAGGTCGTGGTAGCGCTTGAGTGCGGCGGAAGCGAGGTACATATGGCTGAGCACATCGCCGAGGCGTGCCGAAAGGCGTTCGCGACGCTTCAGCTCGCCGCCCAGCAACATCATGCTCAGGTCGGCCAGCATGGCGAAGGCCGCGGCCTGGCGGTTGAGGGCGCGGAAATAACCCTGGCTGAGCTTGTCCCCCGGCGCCTGTTCGAAGTGCCCCAGGCCCAGGTTCAGCACCAGGGTGCTGGCCGCGTTGCCCATGGCAAAACCGATGTGCTTGAGCAGCAGGCCGTCGAATTCGACCAGCGCCTGGTCGTGGTCTTCGCGACCGGCCAGGGCCATTTCCTTGAGCACGAACGGATGGCAGCGAATGGCGCCCTGGCCGAAGATCATCAGGTTACGCGAGAGGATGTTCGCGCCTTCCACGGTGATGAAGATCGGCGCGCCTTGCCAACTGCGACCCAGGTAGTTGTTCGGGCCCATGATGATGGCCTTGCCGCCGTGCACGTCCATGGCGTGGCCGATGCATTCGCGGCCGCGCTCGGTCAGGTGGTACTTGAGAATCGCCGACAGCACCGAAGGCTTTTCCCCCAGGTCGACCGCATTGGCCGTGAGCATGCGCGCGCTGTCCATCAGCCAGGCGTTGCCGCCGATGCGGGCCAGGGCTTCCTGGATGCCCTCGAAGGCATTGAGCGGGACGTTGAACTGCTCACGTACCTGGGCATATTGGCCGGTCACCAGGCTGGTGAACTTGGCCGCGCCGGTGCCGACGGCCGGAAGGGAAATGGAGCGGCCGACCGACAGGCAGTTCATCAGCATCATCCAGCCCTTGCCGAGCATTTCCTGGCCGCCGATAAGGAAGTCCAGGGGAATGAACACGTCCTTGCCGGAGTTCGGACCGTTCATGAAGGCAGCGCCGAGCGGCAGGTGGCGGCGGCCGATTTCCACGCCGGGGGTGTCGGTAGGAATCAGCGCCAGGCTGATCCCCAGGTCTTCATCGTCACCCAGCAGATGGTCCGGGTCGTAGGCCTTGAAGGCCAGGCCGAGGAGGGTGGCGACCGGGCCCAGGGTGATGTAGCGCTTTTCCCAGTTCAGGCGCAGGCCGAGGGTTTCCTCGCCTTGCCACTGGCCTTTGCAGATCACCCCGGTATCGGGCATGGCGCCGGCGTCGGAACCGGCCAGCGGGCCGGTGAGGGCGAAACAGGGGATATCGTCGCCACGGGCCAGCCGCGGCAGGTAGTGGTTACGCTGTTCGTCGGTGCCGTAATGCAGCAGCAGCTCGGCCGGGCCGAGGGAGTTGGGGACCATCACGGTGGACGCCAGGTCGCCGCTGCGGGTCGCCAGTTTCATCGCCACCTGTGAGTGGGCATAGGCGGAGAAGCCCTTGCCACCGAACTCCTTGGGGATGATCAGGGCAAAGAAACCGTGTTGCTTGATGTGCTCCCAGGCCGCAGGCGGCAGGTCCATGGAC from Pseudomonas chlororaphis subsp. chlororaphis encodes:
- a CDS encoding serine-tRNA(Ala) deacylase AlaX, which produces MTLRLFFHNDELKANVEVLECTPQDNEFAVILRATIFHPQGGGQPCDTGWIGESQVLRVVQEPERIIHYVSQPVQPGMVQVQVDEQRRQFNTRMHSAGHLIGHFGETRGWVPVKAHHWPGEGRVSFKPGDSPQELDVDSLQSGIDHWIAADLPRLISLREGSREIGFGELPAYGCGGTHVKRLKELGNVTIASLSQKKGMLSVHYHVD
- a CDS encoding alpha/beta hydrolase, whose product is MTILYRDMNQAQLDAAYNNTEAVPDFPGIYADLQARSASFYASVAGRLDLPYGTGPRQRYDWLPCGKADAPTFIFIHGGYWQNCSKEDFAFIAAGPLAAGFNVVLAEYTLAPQASMTQIVSEIGSLLEHLHADVDHLGIAGHKVVLSGHSAGGHLAIQFRSHPWVTDVLAISALVDLEPISLSWLNQKLSLSEAEINAYSPLHHIGKGAHTWVAVGADELSELVRQSDEYARQALARGESVQLIHVPGCTHFSVLDEMAKPQGVLLQALSSAS
- a CDS encoding PA2817 family protein codes for the protein MSNVVADHLVLLDHLRSILVAVGEAEQVPEESHALFLERFDELRASLPIDPIESQYLGQDLLCQVMQRYPQVAHLVPRDLLWFFAGDCLHYMPDEEIDLYQALEERRYEAEQNDEPFDWNQEKQLLALSAQDSKH
- a CDS encoding LysR family transcriptional regulator, yielding MSINLPLPLLGEMAIFVKVVEVGSFSEAARQLGSSPSAVSRSISRLEKALATRLLQRTTRKLRLSEGGEEVFKRCSEMVSAAKSVMEISGQFTHEAEGLVRVSVPKAVGRFVVHPYMPEFLRRYPKVDVELLLEDRNIDLIDDNVDLAIRITDRPPAGLVGRQLLTIDHMLCATPQYLAEHGTPSHPHDLLNHSCIYLGETPSDARWKFKKGSKSVTVGVRGRYAANHTGVRLGAVLEHIGIGSLPYFTARHALEQGLLVQVLPDWTFLASYHGGAWLLHSPTRYLPPKLRVFIDYLVECLAKEPTLSRQGKQEAKGYELPEGDGAG
- a CDS encoding acyl-CoA dehydrogenase, with the protein product MLLLWILVLLVGIAYLAHRRIAPLPALGVVAVYLLAMGAFSRAPGWLLLIFWVLLAAVAAPLLLPDLRRKYFSAPLFSWFQKVLPPMSQTERDAIDAGTVWWDGELFSGRPDWDKLLAYPKAQLSEEEQAFIDGPTEELCAMVSDWQIGQSMDLPPAAWEHIKQHGFFALIIPKEFGGKGFSAYAHSQVAMKLATRSGDLASTVMVPNSLGPAELLLHYGTDEQRNHYLPRLARGDDIPCFALTGPLAGSDAGAMPDTGVICKGQWQGEETLGLRLNWEKRYITLGPVATLLGLAFKAYDPDHLLGDDEDLGISLALIPTDTPGVEIGRRHLPLGAAFMNGPNSGKDVFIPLDFLIGGQEMLGKGWMMLMNCLSVGRSISLPAVGTGAAKFTSLVTGQYAQVREQFNVPLNAFEGIQEALARIGGNAWLMDSARMLTANAVDLGEKPSVLSAILKYHLTERGRECIGHAMDVHGGKAIIMGPNNYLGRSWQGAPIFITVEGANILSRNLMIFGQGAIRCHPFVLKEMALAGREDHDQALVEFDGLLLKHIGFAMGNAASTLVLNLGLGHFEQAPGDKLSQGYFRALNRQAAAFAMLADLSMMLLGGELKRRERLSARLGDVLSHMYLASAALKRYHDLDSPEHLRPLFTWAMEESLGQSERALDELLENFPNRVLGCLLRVVVFPFGRRHKGPSDQLDAEVAAIIGRAKGDPTLEELLAGCYRPQSTQDPVGALQHAFDLLSASHPLQKKLHEALKSGQVKPVAGEHAIDAALEAGVLQPVEAQTLREAEAARREVIDVDDFAKEELTLSEGKTR
- a CDS encoding 2OG-Fe(II) oxygenase, whose protein sequence is MMLDVERLDETCIKKLAQEQVLALRIKNFLPHIQAIQLGDKILAPGFEGYINAPSIGRIGMAFYEAENQPLLIEDYFERATANIAELRTRCAPYASPVDTLRCMLDESWPAGAHLENLYGRKMYVGLSRVVKPGVCFLAHHDIFAKDAPDSFQAHSLEAQFACNLYLNMPDAGGALQMWNHDISPDQFDDMRGDSYGIDPALLGTPSLEIRPEPGDFIMFNSRRMHAVTPGVANPRLSLSFFVGYRGSSSPLTFWS
- a CDS encoding LysE family translocator — encoded protein: MLSNYLGEFLALATIHFLAVVAPGPDFAVTIRQSVRFGRVVGLCTAIGIGAGISVHVLYTLLGVGALMHTTPWLLSVAKVVGGAYILYLGVSLLRSKPKTSIEGSDTNNDQVQRQTLPKAFMTGFLTNATNPKATLFFLAIFTTVISATTPLKVQALYGVWMCCVNALWFVIVALFFSSPRVRLLFMRMGHWFERTMGVILILFAGRLILSM